The DNA region GACTGCTGCAGCCACTCTTGCCGTGGACGAACGGCGGGTTTCGCGCTATCTGCCCTATTCCCACCACGTCACAGATCAGATCATCGCCTGCGATAACCATGAGTACCTGGCCGTCATCAAGGTGGCGGGGCGCGCACCGGATGCCTACGCACAGGAAGAACTGAAGGAATGGATTGAAGCCTTGCATAACGTGCTGCGCGGCCTGCCCATGGGTTCGGTCGGCTTCTATTCCCACATCATCCGCCGTCGCGTCACCGAATACCCGGAAAGCACTTTCAGCCAGCCCTTCGCCTCCCAGTTCGACGCGGCCTATCGCTCCACTTTCGACGCAAGCGGCCTGATGGTGAATGATCTGTACCTGTCGGTGCTGGTTCACCCGGTCGAGGATCCGATACTTGGCACCTTCGCCAGCTTGGAAAAGGCCGACAGCCAGCGCATCGCGCACTGGCAGACGGAATCCATCGCCCGCCTGAACGACATTCTGCGCACATTCAAGGCCGGTCTGTACCGCTACGATCCGCAGACGCTGGGGATTGTGGATCGCAATGGCTTTGCCTTCAGTGAAACCGCTGAGTTCCTGGGCTTTCTGCTTTCGGGGCGGCTACGGCCCGTACCGGTTTCGCGGGAACGGCTACGCGACACCCTGCCCTATGCCCGGCCCATCTTCGGCAAGCATGGAGAGCTTGGCGAACTGCGTACCGTGGCCGACTCGCGCATTTTCGGCATGATGGAGCTGCGCGATTACCCAGAAGCCAGCAAGCCCGGCCACTTGGACCGACTGCTGGGCCTGCCGCATGAATTTGTGCTGACCCAGTCCTGGGGCAGCCACACGGGGGCCGCCGCAAAGAAACTGGTGAAGCGCCATCAGAAGCTGCTGGTGGATTCCGGCGACGACGCCGGCAGCCAGGTGGGCCAACTGACACAGGCCATGGATGACCTCACTTCCGGCCGTCTTGGCCTGGGCGACCACCACGCCACCCTGCTCATTTATGGCGACACGGCGGAAGGCGTGCGCCAGGCACTGGCACATACCGCCACCGCCCTGGCTGAAGAAGCCATTGGTTTCAGGCCATTGGAAAAAGCCCTGGAAGCTGGCTTCTGGGCGCAACTGCCCGGCAATTGGCACTGGCGTCCCCGCCCGGTGCCGGTCACGTCGCTTAACTTCCTGTGCTTC from Pollutimonas thiosulfatoxidans includes:
- a CDS encoding VirB4 family type IV secretion/conjugal transfer ATPase, whose amino-acid sequence is MTAAATLAVDERRVSRYLPYSHHVTDQIIACDNHEYLAVIKVAGRAPDAYAQEELKEWIEALHNVLRGLPMGSVGFYSHIIRRRVTEYPESTFSQPFASQFDAAYRSTFDASGLMVNDLYLSVLVHPVEDPILGTFASLEKADSQRIAHWQTESIARLNDILRTFKAGLYRYDPQTLGIVDRNGFAFSETAEFLGFLLSGRLRPVPVSRERLRDTLPYARPIFGKHGELGELRTVADSRIFGMMELRDYPEASKPGHLDRLLGLPHEFVLTQSWGSHTGAAAKKLVKRHQKLLVDSGDDAGSQVGQLTQAMDDLTSGRLGLGDHHATLLIYGDTAEGVRQALAHTATALAEEAIGFRPLEKALEAGFWAQLPGNWHWRPRPVPVTSLNFLCFSSLHNQLTGKPAGNPWGPAVTMLKTQTGSPFFFNFHASVEDLDETGKRRPGNTMIIGMTGTGKTVLQGMLLTQAQKFGATCVVWDKDQGMQVLIMALGAGTSISAWAKRPAGTHFRCTPRKETWPSWSGWLFSWLNAGARRSPPGNMPTSPRPCSS